Proteins encoded by one window of Blautia faecicola:
- a CDS encoding restriction endonuclease subunit S: MEKEYKILGNYIRLVDERNRDLAVTKLLGVSISKKFIPSIANIVGTDLSNYKIVRTGQFAYGPVTSRNGEKISIAYLDEEDCIISSSYTVFEVENKEELDPEYLMLWFSRPEFDRYARYKSHGSVREIFDWNELCMVELPVPDIEKQRNIVKAYKTITDRIALKQKINDNLLDSVQAIFRSWFVDYDPFDGVCPSNWETGCVEDIAEFFDSMRKPLSSLERTDMERIYPYYGAVSIVDYVDDYIFDGEYLLVSEDGIYVVDENGHPLIQHISGKFWANNHAHILKGKSGFNEDSLYLFLANTNMAPIVTGAAQPKINQANLKSFPITIPDSETMLKFNNIIQPFFDQRLTNESEIKKLEALQSLLLTRLVD, encoded by the coding sequence ATGGAAAAAGAATATAAGATATTAGGCAATTACATTCGACTTGTGGACGAGCGTAATAGGGATTTAGCCGTAACAAAGTTGCTTGGTGTAAGTATAAGTAAAAAATTTATTCCGTCAATCGCAAATATTGTAGGAACTGATTTATCGAATTATAAGATAGTTAGAACGGGACAGTTTGCATACGGACCCGTTACTTCACGAAATGGAGAGAAAATCTCTATTGCTTATTTAGATGAAGAAGATTGTATCATTTCAAGCTCTTATACAGTTTTTGAAGTTGAAAATAAAGAGGAATTAGACCCTGAATATCTTATGCTTTGGTTCAGCCGACCAGAATTTGACCGCTATGCAAGATATAAGTCACACGGAAGTGTGAGAGAGATTTTTGATTGGAATGAACTTTGTATGGTTGAGCTTCCAGTACCAGATATTGAAAAGCAGAGAAATATTGTGAAAGCCTACAAGACAATAACCGACAGAATAGCTTTGAAACAGAAGATAAATGATAATTTACTCGACTCAGTTCAAGCTATCTTTAGGTCTTGGTTCGTTGATTATGACCCATTTGACGGTGTTTGCCCATCTAATTGGGAAACAGGGTGCGTTGAAGATATTGCGGAGTTCTTCGACTCAATGCGTAAGCCGCTTTCTTCATTAGAACGAACTGATATGGAACGAATATATCCGTATTACGGTGCAGTTTCCATTGTTGATTATGTCGATGACTATATCTTTGATGGAGAATATCTTCTTGTTAGTGAAGATGGTATTTATGTTGTCGATGAAAATGGACACCCATTGATACAACATATCTCAGGAAAGTTTTGGGCAAACAATCACGCACACATACTAAAAGGAAAATCTGGCTTTAATGAGGATAGCTTGTATCTATTCTTGGCGAATACCAATATGGCACCGATTGTTACTGGTGCTGCACAACCTAAGATTAACCAAGCTAATTTAAAGAGTTTCCCTATTACAATACCTGATAGTGAAACAATGTTAAAATTCAACAATATAATACAGCCATTTTTTGACCAAAGGCTTACCAATGAGTCCGAAATCAAAAAGCTGGAAGCACTTCAGTCATTGCTTTTAACTCGTTTGGTTGATTAA
- the xerA gene encoding site-specific tyrosine recombinase/integron integrase — MKQNLITDVIQGMLPYLNNAQTERLQEVLQHTLFDYEVTKTEKEKKLSEQNLVESFLSAKRIEGCSEKTLKYYNATIQSMLDGIGKSIKYVVTDDIRCYLTEYQAKKKSSKVTIDNIRRILSSFFSWLEDEDYILKSPVRRIHKVKTGTNIKETYSDEALELMRDNCTELRDLAMIDMLASTGMRVGEMVLLNREDIDFNERECVVFGKGDKERIVYFDARTKIHLQNYLNSRKDDNPALFVSLQSPYNRMNIGGIEVRLRQLGKRLGLNKVHPHKFRRTLATMAIDKGMPIEQLQQLLGHRRIDTTLQYAMVKQSNVKIAHRKYIG; from the coding sequence ATGAAACAGAACCTAATTACAGATGTTATTCAAGGAATGTTACCTTACTTGAATAATGCACAGACAGAAAGATTGCAAGAGGTGTTGCAACATACACTTTTTGATTATGAGGTAACAAAGACAGAAAAAGAGAAGAAACTTTCAGAACAGAATTTAGTAGAGTCTTTCCTATCGGCAAAGCGTATTGAGGGCTGTTCTGAGAAAACCTTGAAATACTATAATGCAACGATACAGTCAATGCTTGATGGCATTGGAAAGAGTATCAAATATGTTGTGACCGATGATATTCGTTGCTATTTGACCGAGTATCAGGCTAAGAAAAAATCCAGTAAAGTTACGATAGATAATATAAGACGAATACTTTCCAGTTTTTTCTCTTGGCTTGAGGACGAGGATTATATTTTGAAAAGTCCGGTCAGGCGAATACATAAGGTTAAGACCGGAACGAACATTAAAGAAACTTATTCAGATGAAGCACTTGAATTGATGAGGGATAATTGCACGGAACTCAGGGACTTGGCAATGATTGATATGCTTGCTTCAACGGGTATGCGTGTCGGAGAAATGGTGTTACTAAATCGTGAGGATATAGATTTTAACGAAAGAGAATGTGTTGTTTTCGGCAAAGGCGATAAGGAACGAATTGTATATTTTGATGCAAGAACAAAAATACATTTGCAGAATTATCTAAACAGTCGCAAGGACGATAACCCGGCACTTTTTGTATCATTACAATCTCCGTATAATCGAATGAATATCGGAGGTATTGAAGTGAGGTTACGACAGCTTGGAAAACGATTGGGACTAAATAAGGTACACCCTCATAAATTCAGGCGAACGCTTGCGACAATGGCGATAGATAAAGGAATGCCGATAGAGCAGCTTCAGCAACTCTTGGGGCATAGAAGAATAGATACGACATTGCAGTATGCAATGGTTAAGCAGAGTAATGTTAAAATTGCTCATAGAAAATACATTGGTTAA
- a CDS encoding restriction endonuclease subunit S produces the protein MIANNSTNGTMSTLGEISTIKTGKLNSEAAAINGIYPFFTCSQETYRTNTFSFDQEAVLLAGNNASAIYPLKIYCGKFDVYQRTYVISSNNRFVSNKQLYFVLKQQLNEFKGISSGTTTKFLTMKILTPIPVVIAPEDIATSFINITNKIFETIFQNQREIEHLRELQMIVLGELSRD, from the coding sequence ATGATAGCAAATAACTCTACTAATGGTACTATGTCTACTCTAGGAGAAATAAGCACAATAAAAACCGGCAAGTTAAACTCAGAAGCAGCTGCAATAAACGGAATATATCCCTTTTTTACCTGTTCGCAAGAAACATATCGGACAAATACTTTTTCATTTGACCAAGAAGCTGTTTTATTAGCTGGGAATAATGCAAGTGCAATCTATCCATTGAAAATATATTGTGGAAAATTTGATGTATATCAACGAACATACGTAATATCCTCAAACAACCGTTTTGTTTCAAACAAGCAATTATATTTTGTCTTAAAACAACAGTTAAATGAGTTTAAAGGCATATCCTCTGGCACTACAACAAAGTTTCTTACAATGAAAATATTGACTCCTATACCAGTAGTAATTGCTCCAGAAGATATTGCCACTTCATTTATCAATATAACAAATAAAATATTTGAAACCATATTTCAAAATCAACGTGAAATCGAGCATTTACGCGAATTGCAAATGATTGTTCTTGGGGAACTATCACGCGACTAA
- a CDS encoding restriction endonuclease subunit S domain-containing protein, whose product MKSNYRALSELIEKVDERNDDGAITELIGVSIDKCFIKSVANTNGTDLSKYKIIRKNEFAVSLMQVSRDSKIPVARLEDYEVAIMSPAYPIFRVKDTRKILPEYLDMWFKRPEFDREAAFIAVGGVRGSMPWEEFVKMKLPVPTIEKQLEIVNSYKAITERIALKQKINDNLVA is encoded by the coding sequence ATGAAATCGAATTATAGAGCCTTGAGCGAACTAATTGAAAAAGTAGATGAAAGAAATGATGATGGTGCGATTACTGAGCTTATAGGTGTCAGTATAGATAAATGTTTTATTAAATCAGTTGCTAATACCAATGGAACTGATTTGAGTAAATACAAAATTATAAGAAAAAATGAGTTTGCTGTAAGTTTAATGCAGGTTAGTCGTGATTCAAAAATTCCAGTTGCAAGGTTAGAGGACTATGAAGTAGCAATAATGTCACCAGCTTATCCTATTTTTCGTGTGAAAGATACAAGAAAAATATTACCAGAATATCTTGATATGTGGTTCAAACGTCCTGAGTTTGACCGAGAAGCTGCTTTTATTGCGGTTGGTGGTGTTCGAGGGAGTATGCCTTGGGAGGAGTTTGTGAAAATGAAACTGCCTGTTCCAACTATCGAAAAACAGCTTGAAATAGTGAATAGCTACAAGGCAATTACGGAGAGAATTGCTTTAAAGCAGAAGATAAATGATAATTTAGTCGCGTGA
- a CDS encoding type I restriction-modification system subunit M — protein MARAAKPKKEISMEEALWKSADKLRGSVEPAEYKHVVLSLFFLKFASDKFEECRNKIIAAHGEKYADMKPFYTQENVFYLPEESRWKYIIENAKQDDIALKIDTALYTIEKNNPALKGALPDNYYSRLHIDTAKLASLLDEINRINTDDKENDIIGRVYEYFLSKFALAEGKGKGEFYTPKCIVNLIAEMLEPYDGILYDPCCGSGGMFVQSIKFVEAHSGNKKKVSIYGQEYTNTTFKLAKMNLAIRGISANLGEMAANTFTNDQHKDLKADFIMANPPFNQKQWRAENELVDDPRWNGYEVPPTSNANYGWILNIVSKLSQNGVAGFLLANGALSDDGTELKIRQQLIENHLVEAIIILPRNLFYTTDISVTLWVLNKNKKARVVEQNGKLKRYRNREDEILFMDLRQMGSPYEKKYIELTEEDRAKVTSVYHNWQQEGYEETYENVPEFCYSASFDEVKEKGFTLVPSRYIEFVNRDENIDFDTKMKSLQGELKELLVQEEKSKSDLLAVFKELGYEIEL, from the coding sequence ATGGCAAGGGCTGCTAAACCAAAGAAAGAAATATCAATGGAAGAAGCACTTTGGAAAAGTGCTGATAAACTGAGAGGTTCTGTTGAGCCTGCGGAGTATAAGCACGTTGTTCTGAGTTTATTCTTCCTTAAATTTGCTAGTGACAAGTTTGAGGAATGCCGTAATAAAATTATTGCTGCACACGGCGAAAAGTATGCGGATATGAAGCCGTTTTATACTCAGGAAAATGTATTCTATCTTCCTGAAGAAAGCCGTTGGAAGTACATTATTGAAAATGCAAAGCAGGACGATATTGCCCTGAAGATAGATACAGCACTTTATACGATTGAAAAGAACAACCCGGCACTGAAAGGTGCTTTGCCGGATAACTATTACTCCCGCTTACATATTGATACTGCAAAGTTAGCTTCTTTGCTTGATGAAATCAATCGTATCAATACAGATGATAAAGAGAACGACATTATAGGTCGTGTATATGAGTATTTCCTTAGTAAGTTCGCTCTTGCAGAAGGAAAAGGTAAAGGAGAGTTCTACACACCAAAGTGTATTGTAAACCTGATTGCCGAAATGCTTGAGCCTTACGATGGAATACTTTATGACCCTTGTTGCGGTTCGGGCGGTATGTTTGTGCAGTCCATCAAGTTCGTAGAAGCACACAGCGGTAATAAAAAGAAAGTGTCTATTTACGGTCAGGAATACACAAATACCACTTTCAAACTGGCAAAAATGAACTTAGCTATCCGTGGTATTTCTGCAAATCTTGGAGAAATGGCAGCCAATACATTTACCAATGACCAGCACAAAGACCTTAAAGCAGATTTCATTATGGCAAACCCGCCTTTCAATCAGAAGCAGTGGAGAGCCGAAAATGAGCTTGTAGATGACCCTCGTTGGAACGGCTATGAAGTTCCGCCGACAAGTAATGCAAACTATGGTTGGATACTGAATATTGTTTCCAAACTCTCTCAAAACGGTGTAGCAGGTTTCCTGCTTGCCAATGGTGCATTATCTGATGATGGTACAGAGCTAAAAATCAGACAGCAGCTTATAGAAAATCATTTGGTAGAAGCAATCATTATTCTTCCGAGAAACCTTTTCTATACCACAGACATCAGCGTTACCCTTTGGGTACTCAATAAGAATAAAAAGGCTCGTGTTGTGGAACAGAATGGAAAGCTAAAACGCTATCGTAATCGAGAAGATGAAATACTTTTTATGGATTTACGACAGATGGGCAGTCCTTATGAGAAGAAGTACATTGAATTGACAGAGGAAGATAGAGCCAAAGTTACAAGTGTATATCATAACTGGCAGCAGGAAGGCTATGAGGAAACTTATGAGAATGTACCAGAGTTTTGTTATTCTGCTTCTTTTGATGAAGTAAAGGAAAAAGGATTTACTCTTGTGCCGAGCAGATATATTGAGTTTGTCAATCGTGATGAAAACATCGACTTTGATACAAAAATGAAGTCATTGCAGGGAGAACTTAAAGAACTTCTTGTTCAAGAGGAAAAATCCAAATCAGATTTACTTGCTGTATTTAAGGAGTTGGGATATGAAATCGAATTATAG
- a CDS encoding helix-turn-helix domain-containing protein, which translates to MKICYNKLQKLMIDNQMKRQDLMRAAEITSYAATKINKNEPVSLEVLMRICQVFHCDIGDICEVILDED; encoded by the coding sequence ATGAAGATATGCTATAACAAACTTCAAAAACTTATGATTGACAATCAAATGAAAAGACAGGATTTAATGCGTGCAGCCGAAATCACATCATACGCTGCAACGAAGATAAATAAGAATGAGCCAGTATCTCTTGAAGTATTGATGAGGATATGTCAGGTGTTTCATTGTGACATCGGAGATATATGCGAAGTTATTTTAGATGAAGATTAA
- a CDS encoding helix-turn-helix domain-containing protein: MKLDTIGKNIRKFRLARKLRQEDLAEKTDLTTNYIGMVERGEKIPSLETFIKIVNALGVSSDMVLTDVLETGYTVKNSMLNEKLEKLVPEDRNRIYEVIDTLVKQSKQILP; encoded by the coding sequence ATGAAGCTCGATACAATCGGCAAGAATATAAGAAAGTTCCGACTTGCGAGGAAATTACGCCAAGAAGATTTGGCTGAGAAAACAGATTTGACAACAAATTATATTGGTATGGTTGAGCGTGGAGAGAAAATTCCGTCACTCGAAACTTTCATAAAGATAGTAAATGCTTTAGGTGTATCATCGGATATGGTTCTTACAGATGTTCTGGAAACGGGATATACAGTCAAGAACTCAATGCTGAATGAGAAGCTTGAAAAACTTGTTCCTGAAGATAGAAACAGAATTTATGAAGTCATAGATACACTTGTGAAGCAGTCAAAGCAAATACTTCCATAA